In one window of Fictibacillus phosphorivorans DNA:
- a CDS encoding S41 family peptidase, with amino-acid sequence MNVNKKMLALLIVLSLLVGAGGMYGSMALFGNDSKYVQNGEVNDLPKTATKVDNDEEFAKLQKTYEIISSRYVEDVDRDKLLEGAIQGMVKTLKDPYSVYMDEETASQFSQSLDSSFEGIGAEVSMVDGKVTIVAPFKDSPAEKAGLKPNDQIITIDGKSVEGLDLYKAVLKIRGEKGSVVTLGVKRTGVNDVMPVKVTRDEIPIETVYSDIEEVKGKKIGVLEITSFSEKTGADFKKQLTELEKEKIDGLVIDVRGNPGGYLEAVDSILRQIIPEKKPFVQIEDRKGNKERYVSTLKEKKDYPIIGLIDKGSASASEILAAALKEAGNYDLVGEKSFGKGTVQQSIDLGDGSNIKLTLFKWLTPDGNWIHKKGVKPTFEVKQPDYFYTNPITVEKKALEFDMNNEQVKNAQVMLNGLGFQTGREDGYFDEKTQAAVTAFQRANNLPATGKVDTKTAGKMESKVIDSIRDDKNDVQRKTAIELLAK; translated from the coding sequence ATGAACGTAAATAAAAAAATGTTGGCCCTGCTGATTGTTCTTTCCTTGCTTGTTGGTGCCGGTGGCATGTATGGTTCGATGGCACTGTTTGGAAACGATTCGAAGTATGTTCAGAACGGTGAAGTAAACGATCTGCCGAAGACCGCAACGAAAGTCGACAACGACGAAGAGTTTGCGAAGCTTCAAAAGACATATGAGATCATCTCTTCTCGTTATGTAGAAGATGTTGATCGTGACAAACTCCTTGAAGGTGCCATTCAAGGAATGGTAAAAACGTTAAAAGATCCATATTCGGTTTATATGGATGAAGAGACGGCAAGTCAGTTTTCACAATCACTCGATTCTTCTTTTGAAGGAATTGGGGCAGAAGTAAGTATGGTTGATGGTAAAGTAACGATTGTCGCACCGTTTAAAGATTCACCTGCCGAAAAAGCAGGACTAAAGCCAAACGATCAAATCATTACGATCGACGGTAAAAGTGTTGAAGGACTTGATCTCTATAAAGCCGTATTAAAAATCCGCGGTGAAAAAGGATCTGTCGTAACACTTGGTGTAAAGCGTACCGGCGTAAATGATGTAATGCCAGTCAAAGTAACACGTGATGAGATTCCGATCGAGACTGTTTACTCGGATATTGAAGAAGTAAAAGGTAAGAAGATCGGTGTACTTGAAATCACATCTTTCTCAGAAAAAACTGGAGCTGATTTTAAGAAACAGTTGACTGAGTTAGAAAAAGAAAAGATTGATGGTCTTGTTATTGACGTTCGTGGTAATCCAGGAGGCTATCTAGAAGCAGTTGACAGCATTCTACGTCAGATTATTCCTGAGAAAAAGCCATTCGTTCAAATTGAAGACCGTAAAGGCAACAAAGAACGTTATGTTTCAACATTAAAAGAAAAGAAAGACTATCCGATCATCGGTTTGATCGACAAAGGTAGTGCGTCAGCGTCCGAAATTTTAGCTGCTGCTCTAAAAGAAGCAGGAAACTATGATTTAGTTGGTGAGAAGTCGTTCGGTAAAGGAACTGTTCAGCAATCGATTGATCTTGGTGATGGATCGAACATCAAGCTTACATTGTTTAAGTGGCTGACACCTGATGGAAACTGGATTCACAAAAAAGGGGTAAAGCCTACTTTTGAAGTGAAGCAGCCAGACTACTTCTACACAAACCCTATTACGGTTGAGAAGAAAGCATTAGAGTTTGATATGAACAATGAGCAAGTGAAGAACGCTCAAGTGATGTTGAACGGTTTAGGGTTCCAAACGGGTAGAGAAGATGGCTATTTTGATGAAAAGACGCAAGCTGCGGTAACCGCGTTCCAGCGTGCGAACAACTTGCCAGCAACAGGGAAAGTCGATACGAAGACAGCTGGTAAGATGGAGTCAAAAGTGATCGATTCAATCCGTGATGACAAGAACGATGTTCAGCGTAAAACGGCGATTGAATTGCTTGCAAAATAA
- a CDS encoding murein hydrolase activator EnvC family protein: MKRKVVGTVLSLSLALGAFTMYHSESVVHAESLSSIKKKQQENAKKAKESQAKLDKNKSSQEAIEAEVARIDKLSSETDLKVQAKQTDIKETKEEIDVLKGEIAVVQKRIDKRDALLKERVNSMYESGGAVSYLEVVLGSKDFGDFLDRVLALNMIAEQDRQLLEEQKKDKELLEKKMADVEKKLVNLQNAMKELQVLQKQLKAQMDEKTRLMASLKKEEDSLHAEAHKIENEGALLKSQEDAFRAEQARAAAREKAARESSSSGGSAPSMGPVSGNGMIIKPAAGRISSGFGNRSSGMHEGIDIAQGGTVPIYAAADGTVIRSEYSSSYGNVVYISHSIGGQQWTTVYAHMSSRAVSGGSVSKGQFLGNMGNTGHSFGQHLHFELHKGPWNAGKTNAVNPAAYW, encoded by the coding sequence ATGAAAAGGAAAGTGGTTGGTACAGTGCTTTCACTAAGTTTAGCACTGGGCGCCTTTACTATGTATCACTCTGAATCCGTCGTTCACGCGGAATCTTTATCAAGCATCAAGAAAAAACAACAAGAAAATGCAAAGAAAGCGAAAGAATCTCAAGCTAAGCTGGATAAGAACAAAAGCAGTCAGGAAGCGATTGAGGCTGAAGTAGCAAGAATCGATAAGCTTTCTTCTGAAACAGATCTTAAAGTACAAGCCAAACAAACAGATATTAAAGAAACAAAAGAAGAGATCGACGTGTTAAAAGGCGAGATTGCTGTTGTTCAAAAGCGAATCGATAAGCGCGATGCTCTACTAAAAGAACGAGTTAACTCTATGTATGAATCTGGCGGAGCTGTTTCTTACTTAGAAGTTGTTCTTGGTTCAAAAGATTTTGGTGATTTTCTTGACCGCGTTCTAGCATTGAACATGATTGCAGAACAAGATCGTCAGCTTTTAGAAGAACAAAAGAAAGATAAAGAGCTTCTAGAGAAAAAGATGGCAGATGTTGAGAAAAAATTAGTTAACTTACAAAACGCAATGAAAGAATTACAAGTGTTACAAAAGCAATTAAAAGCACAAATGGATGAGAAAACTCGTCTGATGGCTTCTCTTAAAAAAGAAGAAGACTCGTTGCATGCTGAAGCACACAAGATTGAAAACGAAGGTGCACTTCTAAAATCCCAAGAAGATGCGTTCCGTGCTGAACAAGCTCGTGCAGCTGCACGTGAAAAAGCAGCTCGTGAATCATCGTCTTCAGGTGGATCAGCTCCTTCAATGGGACCTGTTTCAGGTAACGGTATGATCATCAAACCAGCTGCTGGAAGAATTTCTTCTGGATTTGGTAACAGAAGCAGCGGTATGCATGAAGGAATCGACATCGCTCAAGGTGGAACGGTTCCGATCTATGCAGCTGCAGATGGAACAGTTATTCGTTCTGAGTACTCATCATCATACGGAAACGTTGTATACATCTCTCACTCAATCGGTGGGCAGCAATGGACAACGGTTTACGCTCACATGAGCAGCCGCGCTGTATCAGGCGGTTCTGTTTCTAAAGGGCAGTTCCTAGGCAACATGGGGAACACTGGACATTCATTTGGTCAGCATTTACACTTTGAACTTCACAAAGGACCTTGGAATGCAGGAAAAACAAATGCTGTAAATCCTGCGGCTTACTGGTAA